A genomic window from Schistocerca serialis cubense isolate TAMUIC-IGC-003099 chromosome 4, iqSchSeri2.2, whole genome shotgun sequence includes:
- the LOC126473960 gene encoding cuticle protein 18.7-like yields MKTLIVLSAVLAVALAKPGFLGAGVVGPAYAAGLGAAVQPAPVLVGGIHPGLAAYGPANIVIGPGGYPLDTPAVAAARAAHLTAVAQTRARDAVVNGAALAAAAAYGAYGAYGYAAPAVVAPSVAALAPGALGLPGLLAAKAAYHG; encoded by the exons ATGAAGACACTG ATCGTCCTGAGTGCTGTGCTGGCCGTGGCCCTCGCCAAGCCCGGCTTCCTGGGGGCGGGCGTCGTCGGCCCCGCCTACGCCGCTGGCCTCGGTGCCGCCGTGCAGCCCGCCCCCGTCCTGGTGGGCGGCATCCACCCCGGCCTCGCCGCCTACGGCCCGGCCAATATCGTCATCGGGCCGGGTGGCTACCCGCTGGACACCCCTGCCGTGGCAGCCGCCAGGGCCGCCCACCTGACGGCCGTCGCCCAGACGAGGGCCCGCGACGCCGTGGTGAACGGCGCcgccctcgccgccgccgccgcctacggCGCCTACGGAGCCTACGgctacgccgcccccgccgtcgtCGCCCCCTCGGTAGCCGCCCTCGCCCCTGGAGCCCTGGGTCTCCCTGGACTGCTGGCTGCCAAGGCTGCTTACCACGGCTAA